The following coding sequences are from one Sulfitobacter sp. HNIBRBA3233 window:
- a CDS encoding PaaI family thioesterase, with translation MTPDAIARIKDSFAAQKMMQTLGAEILEVSEGLVRIAAPVLDLATQQQGFGHAGLTFSIGDSAAGYAALTMLPLDTEVVTSEIKINLLAPARGDRLIATGRVVKSGRRLCVVTAEVHAEAGGTSTPIAILQGTMVPVPR, from the coding sequence ATGACACCAGACGCCATCGCCCGTATCAAAGACAGCTTCGCGGCACAGAAGATGATGCAAACGCTCGGCGCCGAGATCCTCGAGGTCTCCGAAGGGCTGGTCCGCATTGCAGCCCCGGTTCTCGATCTTGCGACGCAGCAGCAGGGCTTCGGCCATGCGGGGCTGACGTTTTCCATCGGTGACAGCGCGGCGGGCTATGCGGCGCTGACCATGCTGCCGCTCGACACAGAGGTGGTGACCTCCGAGATCAAGATCAATCTGCTGGCCCCCGCCCGTGGCGACCGGCTGATCGCAACCGGCCGCGTGGTCAAATCGGGCCGCAGGCTCTGCGTGGTGACGGCCGAGGTCCACGCCGAAGCGGGCGGAACATCGACACCGATTGCGATCTTGCAAGGCACGATGGTTCCGGTTCCCCGCTAG
- a CDS encoding tetratricopeptide repeat protein translates to MRHFSVLSTVFAGALLLGACSEKSADETVERAFKDVNAIDEANLGDVMLTVGDPNEAVIYFQRTLQDNADNIDNHRGLAQSLVRARRYDEAVVAWDRALTVTGAGDSDRVELADALIRSGNWDRAEKTLSSIPPTHETFARYRLEAIVADSKQQWKKADSFYETAVGLTTKPAPVLNNWGYSKLTRGDYKDAERLFTQAVTQDNGLFTAKNNLVLARGAQRNYALPVVPMDQTERAQLLHTLALSAIKQGDVETGKGLLRDAIETHPQHFEAASRSLSALEG, encoded by the coding sequence ATGCGCCATTTTTCCGTGTTGAGCACCGTTTTCGCCGGCGCCCTTTTGTTGGGTGCCTGTTCCGAGAAAAGCGCAGACGAGACCGTCGAACGCGCCTTCAAGGATGTGAATGCCATCGACGAGGCGAACCTCGGCGATGTGATGTTGACGGTCGGTGACCCGAACGAGGCGGTCATCTACTTCCAGCGGACCCTTCAGGACAACGCCGACAACATCGACAACCATCGCGGTCTGGCCCAGTCCCTCGTCCGCGCGCGCCGCTACGACGAAGCAGTGGTCGCATGGGACCGCGCGCTGACGGTCACAGGTGCAGGCGACAGTGACCGCGTCGAACTGGCCGATGCCCTGATCCGGTCGGGCAACTGGGACCGCGCCGAAAAGACCCTTTCGTCGATCCCGCCCACCCACGAGACATTCGCGCGCTACCGCCTCGAGGCGATCGTCGCCGACAGCAAACAACAGTGGAAGAAGGCCGACAGTTTCTACGAAACCGCCGTGGGGCTGACGACAAAACCCGCACCGGTTCTGAACAACTGGGGGTATTCCAAACTGACACGCGGCGACTACAAGGACGCCGAGCGTCTGTTCACGCAGGCCGTAACGCAGGACAACGGCCTCTTCACGGCCAAGAACAACCTCGTTCTCGCGCGCGGCGCGCAGCGTAACTATGCGCTGCCTGTCGTGCCCATGGACCAGACCGAGCGCGCGCAGCTTCTGCACACGCTTGCCCTCTCCGCGATCAAGCAAGGCGATGTGGAAACCGGCAAGGGGCTTCTGCGCGACGCCATCGAAACCCATCCCCAGCACTTCGAGGCTGCGTCGAGATCGCTCTCTGCCCTAGAGGGTTGA
- a CDS encoding MOSC domain-containing protein → MPALIPTDYTATITWLGLVADRAAGLRAAPRDTLTLDFAGAVGEDHGGLTRPSCSRVTSQHPRGTEIANVRQLCVMSAEEIAEIAAAMGLDTLDPSYMGASIVLEGLPDLTHLPPSSRLQAPDGATLVVDMENRPCQLPAREIETDMPGLGKGFKAAARGRRGVTCWVERPGHLAVGTTVRLHIPDQRAWRP, encoded by the coding sequence ATGCCCGCACTCATTCCCACGGATTACACCGCCACCATCACCTGGCTGGGTCTTGTGGCGGACCGCGCAGCCGGTTTGCGCGCCGCCCCCCGCGATACGCTGACGCTGGATTTCGCGGGTGCCGTAGGAGAGGACCACGGCGGGCTCACACGTCCTTCGTGCAGTCGCGTCACGTCCCAGCATCCGCGCGGGACCGAGATCGCGAATGTGCGGCAGCTGTGCGTGATGAGCGCCGAGGAAATCGCCGAAATTGCCGCCGCCATGGGGCTCGACACGCTCGACCCGTCCTACATGGGGGCGTCGATCGTGCTGGAGGGGTTGCCCGATCTCACCCATCTGCCCCCTTCCTCCCGCTTGCAGGCGCCGGACGGGGCGACGCTGGTCGTGGACATGGAAAACCGGCCTTGCCAGTTGCCCGCGCGCGAGATCGAAACGGATATGCCGGGGCTTGGCAAAGGGTTCAAGGCGGCGGCGCGGGGACGGCGCGGCGTGACCTGCTGGGTCGAGCGTCCGGGGCATCTGGCGGTGGGGACTACGGTACGGCTGCACATCCCCGATCAGCGGGCGTGGCGGCCCTGA
- a CDS encoding prepilin peptidase, with amino-acid sequence MSLTVTEALWFFPFVLPICLYVAYTDMSRMKITNGANLLLTAVFLVVGLAALPFDLYLWRLVSLVVVLIVGFVLNMAGAMGAGDSKFAAAAAPFIAVGDLRMLMWLFTAALLAAVVTHRGIRLTPLRRLAPHWTSWEQGKKFPMGLALGATLAIYLGLGLFYGA; translated from the coding sequence ATGTCGCTGACCGTTACCGAGGCGCTGTGGTTCTTTCCGTTCGTCCTGCCGATCTGCCTCTACGTGGCCTATACCGACATGTCGCGGATGAAGATCACGAACGGTGCCAACCTGTTGCTCACCGCGGTGTTCCTCGTCGTGGGGCTGGCCGCCCTGCCCTTCGATCTCTACCTGTGGCGCTTGGTCAGCCTCGTGGTGGTGCTGATCGTGGGCTTCGTGCTGAACATGGCCGGTGCGATGGGCGCCGGGGACAGCAAGTTCGCCGCCGCCGCCGCACCGTTCATCGCCGTGGGCGACCTCAGGATGCTGATGTGGCTCTTCACCGCAGCGCTTCTCGCGGCGGTCGTCACCCACCGGGGCATCCGGCTGACCCCCTTGCGCCGTCTGGCCCCGCACTGGACGTCCTGGGAGCAGGGAAAGAAATTCCCGATGGGACTGGCGCTCGGCGCAACCCTCGCGATCTACCTTGGTCTGGGACTTTTCTACGGCGCCTGA
- the folD gene encoding bifunctional methylenetetrahydrofolate dehydrogenase/methenyltetrahydrofolate cyclohydrolase FolD, with protein sequence MAATVIDGKEFAARVRGRVAEHVTRLKDSHGITPGLAVVLVGEDPASQVYVRSKGKMTVEVGMKSVEHRLEADTSEADLLALIEQLNNDDEIHGILVQLPLPGHLDEDAVINSISPEKDVDGFHISNVGRLGTGQKSMVPCTPLGCLMMLRDHHGSISGMDAVVIGRSNIVGKPMAQLLLNDSATVTIAHSRTNNLADVVRRADIVIAAVGRPQMVPGDWIKPGATVIDVGINRLDAPERGEGKTKLVGDVDYESCAAVAGAITPVPGGVGPMTIACLLANTVTACCRAHGVEEPDGLTA encoded by the coding sequence ATGGCTGCGACAGTGATTGACGGCAAGGAATTCGCGGCACGGGTGCGCGGGCGCGTGGCAGAACATGTGACCCGCCTGAAAGACAGCCACGGGATCACACCGGGCCTTGCGGTGGTGCTGGTGGGCGAAGACCCTGCCAGCCAGGTCTATGTCCGCTCGAAGGGGAAAATGACGGTCGAGGTCGGAATGAAATCCGTCGAGCACCGGTTGGAGGCCGATACATCCGAGGCGGATTTGCTGGCGCTGATCGAGCAGTTGAACAATGACGACGAGATTCACGGGATCCTTGTCCAGCTTCCGCTGCCCGGTCATCTGGACGAGGACGCGGTCATCAACTCGATCTCGCCCGAGAAGGATGTAGACGGATTTCACATCTCGAACGTGGGGCGTCTGGGCACCGGACAGAAAAGCATGGTGCCCTGTACCCCGCTTGGATGTCTGATGATGCTGCGCGACCATCACGGATCGATCTCCGGCATGGATGCGGTTGTGATCGGGCGCAGCAATATCGTGGGCAAGCCGATGGCGCAGTTGCTGTTGAACGACAGTGCGACGGTGACGATCGCGCATTCGCGCACGAATAACCTGGCCGACGTGGTGCGCCGCGCGGATATCGTGATCGCGGCAGTCGGCAGACCGCAGATGGTGCCCGGCGACTGGATCAAGCCGGGGGCGACGGTGATCGACGTGGGCATCAACCGGCTGGATGCGCCCGAGCGCGGCGAGGGCAAGACCAAGCTGGTCGGGGATGTCGATTACGAAAGCTGCGCCGCCGTGGCAGGCGCGATCACGCCCGTTCCGGGGGGCGTGGGGCCGATGACGATCGCCTGTCTGCTGGCCAATACCGTCACGGCCTGCTGCCGCGCCCATGGCGTGGAGGAGCCCGACGGCCTGACCGCCTGA
- a CDS encoding formate--tetrahydrofolate ligase encodes MAFKTDIEIAREASKRPIQEIGAKLGISADDLLPYGHDKAKVSQSFINSVQDRENGKLILVTAINPTPAGEGKTTTTVGLGDGLNRIGKNACVCIREASLGPNFGMKGGAAGGGYAQVVPMEEMNLHFTGDFHAITSAHNLLSAMIDNHIYWGNELEIDLRRVVWRRVVDMNDRALRQITASLGGVSNGFPREAGFDITVASEVMAILCLAKNLDDLQDRLGAMIVAYRRDRSPVYCRDIKADGAMTVLLKDAMQPNIVQTLENNPAFVHGGPFANIAHGCNSVIATTTALKLADYVVTEAGFGADLGAEKFLNIKCRKAGLAPAAVVIVATVRAMKMNGGVAKADLGTENVDAVKSGCANLGRHIENVKSFGVPVVVAINHFVTDTDAEVQAVKDYVASQGSEAVLSRHWELGSEGSADLAWKVVETIERGEANFAPIYPDEMSLADKINTIATKIYRADSAVMDQKILNQLKDWEEQGYGTLPVCMAKTQYSFTTDPERRGAPTGFTVPVREVRLSAGAGFVVAICGEIMTMPGLPRKPSAEAIKLNADGDVEGLF; translated from the coding sequence ATGGCATTCAAAACCGACATCGAAATCGCACGCGAAGCGTCCAAACGCCCCATTCAGGAGATCGGCGCGAAGCTGGGCATCTCTGCGGACGATCTGCTGCCCTACGGGCACGACAAGGCAAAGGTATCGCAGTCTTTCATCAACTCGGTGCAGGACCGCGAGAATGGCAAGCTGATTCTCGTGACGGCGATCAACCCGACGCCCGCGGGCGAGGGCAAGACCACGACCACCGTCGGTCTGGGCGATGGTCTGAACCGCATCGGCAAGAACGCCTGCGTGTGCATCCGCGAGGCATCGCTCGGGCCGAACTTCGGGATGAAGGGCGGGGCGGCCGGTGGCGGCTACGCGCAGGTCGTGCCGATGGAGGAAATGAACCTCCACTTCACCGGGGACTTTCATGCGATCACCAGCGCGCACAACCTGCTGAGCGCGATGATCGACAACCACATCTATTGGGGCAACGAGCTGGAGATCGACCTGCGCCGCGTCGTCTGGCGCCGCGTGGTGGATATGAACGACCGTGCGCTGCGCCAGATCACGGCGAGCCTCGGCGGCGTCTCAAACGGGTTCCCGCGTGAGGCCGGTTTCGACATCACCGTCGCATCCGAAGTCATGGCGATCCTGTGTCTGGCAAAGAACCTCGACGATCTTCAGGACCGTCTGGGCGCGATGATCGTTGCCTACCGCCGCGACCGCAGCCCCGTCTATTGCCGCGACATCAAGGCGGACGGTGCGATGACCGTGCTGCTGAAAGACGCCATGCAGCCCAACATCGTGCAGACGCTGGAAAACAATCCCGCATTTGTCCACGGCGGCCCGTTTGCGAATATCGCCCACGGCTGCAATTCCGTGATCGCGACAACGACGGCGCTGAAGCTGGCGGACTATGTGGTGACCGAGGCCGGTTTCGGTGCCGATCTGGGGGCCGAAAAGTTCCTGAACATCAAGTGCCGCAAGGCGGGGCTTGCGCCCGCTGCGGTGGTGATCGTCGCGACCGTGCGCGCGATGAAGATGAATGGCGGCGTGGCCAAGGCCGATCTGGGCACCGAGAACGTCGACGCGGTCAAGAGCGGTTGCGCCAACCTTGGCCGCCACATCGAGAACGTGAAATCCTTCGGCGTGCCCGTGGTGGTCGCGATCAACCACTTCGTCACCGACACCGATGCCGAAGTGCAGGCGGTGAAGGATTACGTCGCCTCGCAGGGGTCGGAAGCGGTGCTGTCGCGCCACTGGGAGCTCGGTTCGGAAGGATCGGCGGATCTGGCGTGGAAAGTCGTCGAGACGATCGAGCGCGGAGAGGCGAATTTCGCACCCATCTATCCCGACGAAATGTCGCTGGCCGACAAGATCAATACCATCGCGACCAAGATCTACCGGGCCGACAGCGCGGTCATGGATCAGAAGATCCTCAACCAGCTCAAGGACTGGGAAGAGCAGGGATACGGCACGCTGCCGGTCTGCATGGCGAAGACGCAATACAGCTTTACCACCGACCCCGAGCGCCGCGGCGCGCCGACCGGATTTACCGTTCCGGTGCGTGAAGTGCGCCTTTCTGCCGGTGCCGGTTTCGTCGTCGCGATCTGCGGGGAGATCATGACGATGCCCGGTCTGCCGCGCAAACCCTCGGCGGAGGCGATCAAGCTGAACGCGGATGGCGACGTGGAAGGCTTGTTCTGA
- the pdeM gene encoding ligase-associated DNA damage response endonuclease PdeM: protein MKGFDFSLCGAQLCALGSGALWWPEQSLLVVSDLHLGKSERIARRGGASLPPYETRDTLGRLATDLASTGARTVICLGDSFDDLSASDALLQDERDWILRLQAGRQWIWIEGNHDPGPVEFGGSHLAEFACGPLVFRHIAQPDGRGEVSGHYHPKASVPTRGRTITRPAFLIDETRVVMPAYGTYTGGLRVQTPVLRDLMHIDARAILTGPTPIAIPMPR, encoded by the coding sequence ATGAAGGGTTTTGATTTTTCGCTCTGTGGCGCACAGCTTTGCGCGTTGGGCTCTGGCGCACTGTGGTGGCCAGAGCAGTCCCTGCTGGTGGTCAGTGACCTGCACCTTGGCAAATCCGAACGGATCGCCAGACGCGGCGGCGCGTCCCTGCCCCCCTACGAGACACGCGATACACTGGGCAGGCTTGCCACGGATCTGGCATCGACAGGGGCAAGGACAGTGATCTGTCTGGGGGACAGTTTCGATGATCTCTCCGCCTCAGACGCGCTGTTGCAGGACGAACGGGACTGGATCCTGCGGCTTCAGGCCGGTCGCCAGTGGATCTGGATCGAGGGCAATCATGATCCCGGCCCAGTCGAATTCGGCGGCAGCCATCTGGCGGAGTTTGCCTGCGGACCTCTCGTTTTCCGCCACATTGCACAGCCCGACGGGCGCGGCGAAGTCTCGGGCCACTATCATCCGAAAGCCAGCGTGCCGACCCGCGGACGCACCATCACGCGGCCTGCCTTCCTGATCGACGAAACCCGTGTGGTGATGCCCGCCTATGGCACCTATACTGGCGGCCTGAGGGTGCAAACACCGGTTCTGCGCGACCTCATGCATATCGACGCCCGCGCCATCCTGACCGGCCCGACACCCATCGCCATCCCCATGCCGAGGTAG
- a CDS encoding ligase-associated DNA damage response DEXH box helicase has protein sequence MRDLPRQFSEWFSSKGWTIHPHQRAMLARADAPSLLLIAPTGGGKTLSGFLPTLIDLAAGDHEGMHTLYISPLKALAADIKRNLTTPVEEMRLPITIDERTGDTSATRRKRQRADPPHIFLTTPESLALLVSYPDAARMFAGLKRVVIDEIHALAESKRGDQMMLALARLQSLCPDLKRVGLSATVEDPEAIAHFMARHPDPCEILQADPGPPPDISMLRTQEAPPWSGGGAAYAIPAVLEEVRKHRTTLIFHNTRAQAEIFFHNLWLANEDSLPIGIHHGSLDRQQRERVEAAMVRGDLRAIVCTGSLDLGIDWGDVDLVIQIGAPKNVKRLVQRIGRANHRYNAPSKALLVPANRFEVVECIAALEAVLEGDLDGDPRGRGPRDVLCQHILITACAGPFDAEALFTEFRSAGAYSDLSRAAFDSCLDFCATGGYALRAYDRWQRLIQRPDGLWQLRDPRAAQRIRMNIGTIQDTDTLKVRMKRNRGGKPLGEIEEGFAATLTKGDTFLIGGQIVKYEGLREMTVEVSRDAARKPKIATFMGTKFATSTQLSARVQRMFTQDSWPELPAHTADWLALQRKVSELPQPGRLLIESFPHDGREQTVVYGFAGRNGQQTLGLLLTKRMEEMGLHPLGFVATDYATLIWGLDRLTDANALVDATALYDGVETWLAGNAVMKRTFRASATIAGLIERNTPQARKSGRQATFSSDILYDTLAKYDPDHLMLDITREEALRGLVDFGRIEEMLERTRDRIDHLTLDRVSPLSAPLFLEAGRVPVKGEAEERLLAEEAARLMETSGLNQITPPPSDKPKWRVGW, from the coding sequence ATGCGCGATTTGCCCCGCCAGTTCAGCGAGTGGTTCAGCTCCAAAGGCTGGACCATCCACCCTCACCAGCGCGCCATGCTCGCGCGCGCCGATGCGCCATCGCTTCTGCTGATCGCGCCAACCGGGGGCGGCAAGACGCTGTCGGGGTTTCTGCCCACGCTCATCGATCTGGCGGCGGGCGACCACGAGGGGATGCACACGCTCTACATCTCCCCGCTCAAGGCGCTGGCCGCCGACATCAAGCGCAACCTGACCACCCCGGTCGAGGAAATGCGCCTGCCCATCACGATCGACGAGCGCACCGGCGACACAAGTGCAACCCGCCGCAAGCGTCAGCGCGCGGATCCGCCCCATATCTTCCTGACAACCCCCGAAAGCCTCGCGCTGCTCGTCTCCTACCCCGATGCGGCGCGCATGTTCGCGGGTCTCAAGCGTGTGGTGATCGACGAAATCCACGCGCTCGCTGAATCGAAACGCGGCGACCAGATGATGCTGGCCCTCGCACGGTTGCAAAGCCTCTGTCCCGACCTGAAGCGCGTCGGGCTTTCCGCCACCGTCGAGGATCCTGAAGCCATCGCGCATTTCATGGCCCGCCACCCCGATCCCTGCGAGATCCTGCAGGCCGATCCCGGTCCCCCGCCCGACATCTCGATGCTGCGCACCCAGGAGGCGCCGCCGTGGTCCGGCGGTGGCGCGGCCTACGCCATTCCCGCCGTTCTCGAAGAGGTCCGCAAGCACCGCACCACGCTGATTTTTCACAACACCCGTGCACAGGCCGAGATTTTCTTCCACAACCTGTGGCTCGCGAACGAGGACAGCCTGCCCATCGGCATCCACCACGGCTCTCTCGACCGGCAGCAACGCGAACGGGTCGAAGCCGCGATGGTGCGCGGCGATCTGCGCGCGATCGTCTGCACCGGCAGCCTCGATCTCGGGATCGACTGGGGCGATGTGGATCTGGTGATCCAGATCGGCGCACCGAAGAACGTCAAACGGCTGGTGCAACGCATCGGGCGCGCGAACCATCGCTATAACGCGCCCTCGAAGGCGCTGCTGGTGCCGGCAAACCGTTTCGAGGTGGTCGAATGTATCGCGGCGCTCGAGGCGGTGCTCGAAGGCGATCTCGACGGTGATCCACGCGGCCGCGGCCCGCGGGACGTCCTGTGCCAGCACATCCTGATCACCGCCTGCGCGGGCCCTTTCGACGCCGAAGCGCTCTTTACCGAGTTTCGCAGCGCCGGAGCCTATAGCGATCTCAGCCGTGCGGCCTTCGACAGCTGCCTCGATTTCTGCGCGACCGGCGGCTATGCCCTGCGCGCCTACGACCGCTGGCAACGGCTGATCCAGCGCCCCGACGGTCTGTGGCAGCTGCGCGATCCCCGCGCCGCACAGCGCATCCGCATGAACATCGGCACCATCCAGGACACCGACACGCTGAAGGTGCGGATGAAGCGCAACCGTGGCGGCAAGCCCCTTGGCGAGATCGAGGAAGGCTTTGCCGCGACCCTGACCAAGGGCGATACGTTCCTGATCGGCGGGCAGATCGTCAAATACGAGGGCCTGCGCGAAATGACGGTCGAAGTGTCGCGCGATGCCGCCAGGAAGCCCAAGATCGCCACCTTCATGGGGACGAAATTCGCAACCTCCACCCAGCTGTCGGCCCGCGTGCAGCGCATGTTTACCCAGGACAGCTGGCCCGAATTGCCCGCCCACACCGCCGACTGGCTTGCCCTGCAACGGAAAGTGAGCGAGTTGCCCCAACCGGGCCGCCTGCTGATCGAAAGCTTCCCCCACGACGGGCGCGAACAGACAGTTGTCTACGGATTTGCGGGGCGCAATGGCCAACAAACCCTCGGCCTGTTGCTGACCAAGCGGATGGAGGAGATGGGCCTGCACCCGCTGGGTTTCGTCGCCACCGACTACGCCACCCTGATCTGGGGGCTGGACCGGCTGACGGATGCAAACGCACTCGTCGACGCAACGGCGCTCTACGACGGTGTCGAAACCTGGCTTGCCGGGAACGCCGTGATGAAACGGACCTTCCGCGCCTCCGCAACCATCGCGGGCCTGATAGAACGCAACACCCCGCAGGCCCGCAAAAGTGGGCGGCAGGCCACGTTCAGCAGCGACATCCTGTACGATACGCTGGCGAAATACGATCCCGACCACCTGATGCTCGACATCACCCGCGAAGAGGCCCTGCGCGGGCTGGTCGATTTCGGCCGGATCGAGGAAATGCTAGAGCGGACCCGCGACCGTATCGACCATCTGACACTCGATCGCGTCAGCCCGCTGTCCGCCCCTCTCTTCCTCGAGGCAGGGCGCGTCCCCGTCAAAGGCGAAGCCGAGGAACGCCTGCTTGCGGAAGAAGCCGCGCGGCTGATGGAAACCTCGGGTCTGAACCAGATCACACCACCACCGTCCGACAAACCCAAGTGGCGCGTCGGCTGGTAG
- a CDS encoding tetratricopeptide repeat protein: MQAMARRGTCRSLLLILTLGLAACSSGGLGPFGRGAPSTLDAPGVDRRATGADNLEVGHRLVAAGEYELAIKSFNRAALDRGRIDAEILSGLGTANLGLGRLGQAELLLRRALERDDSQPEIWNNLGVVLMERGKNADATQIFRKAFALDNGESVSIRDNLRLALEKTENSGTVLPDDQDYKLVRRGSADFVIRSTL, translated from the coding sequence ATGCAAGCAATGGCGAGACGCGGCACATGCCGCAGTCTCCTCCTAATTCTGACCCTCGGTCTGGCCGCCTGTTCATCGGGCGGCCTTGGTCCGTTCGGCAGGGGCGCACCCAGCACGCTGGATGCCCCCGGCGTGGATCGCCGCGCGACGGGTGCCGACAATCTCGAGGTCGGCCACCGTCTGGTGGCGGCAGGCGAATACGAACTGGCGATCAAATCATTCAACCGTGCGGCCCTCGATCGGGGCCGTATCGACGCCGAAATCCTGTCCGGTCTCGGCACGGCGAACCTTGGGCTCGGGCGTCTGGGACAAGCCGAGCTTTTGCTGCGCCGGGCGCTGGAGCGCGACGACAGCCAGCCCGAAATCTGGAACAATCTCGGCGTGGTCCTGATGGAACGTGGCAAAAATGCCGATGCCACCCAGATATTCCGCAAGGCTTTCGCCCTCGATAATGGCGAAAGTGTCTCAATTCGTGACAATCTTCGATTGGCACTCGAAAAAACAGAAAACTCTGGTACTGTTTTACCGGATGACCAAGACTATAAACTGGTTCGCCGTGGATCCGCTGACTTCGTGATCCGGTCGACGCTCTGA
- a CDS encoding ATPase → MNAPTTAVIAPPPPKTLQEMRLPIVMMRDILLKTIFRQNVDMVSELSKAICLPIPVTQELVDMCRTQRLLEATGTLSAEKGGEMGYQLTDSGKARAMDALAQSEYFGPMPVPLSVYREQVKRQSVRNMQITRAQLTGAMGHLVLPDDLLDNLGPAVSAGRSILMYGPPGNGKSSISNGIRDALGDQVYVPRAIEYASQVITVFDPIVHNEVAQAEQDPTSLRRVTRFDARYVCCERPTVITGGELSLNMLDLVYNPTARTYQAPLQLKSTGGIFIVDDLGRQAEPPQSLVNRWIVPLEESKDILALQSGEKFEVPFDTLVIFSTNFHPNEIFDQAALRRIFFKIKIDGPNQANFLKIFSMVAKKRGMPLDEATLIHLLKNKYPTINNTYANYQPIFLIDQMIAICEFEGIPYQMRPDLIDRAWANMFVKDEHIVK, encoded by the coding sequence ATGAACGCCCCGACAACAGCCGTCATCGCGCCACCGCCCCCCAAGACGCTGCAGGAGATGCGCCTGCCGATCGTGATGATGCGCGACATCCTCCTCAAGACAATTTTCCGCCAGAACGTCGATATGGTGAGCGAACTCAGCAAGGCGATCTGCCTGCCAATCCCGGTCACGCAGGAGTTGGTGGACATGTGCCGCACCCAGCGCCTGCTCGAGGCAACGGGAACACTCAGCGCCGAAAAGGGCGGCGAGATGGGCTATCAGCTGACCGACAGCGGCAAGGCGCGCGCCATGGATGCGCTGGCGCAGTCGGAATATTTCGGCCCGATGCCGGTGCCGCTGTCGGTCTACCGCGAGCAGGTCAAACGCCAGTCGGTGCGCAACATGCAGATCACCCGTGCCCAGCTGACAGGGGCGATGGGCCATCTGGTCCTGCCCGATGATCTTCTCGACAATCTCGGCCCCGCTGTCTCCGCCGGACGCTCGATCCTGATGTACGGCCCGCCCGGCAACGGCAAATCCTCCATCTCCAACGGCATCCGCGATGCCCTCGGCGATCAGGTCTACGTGCCTCGCGCCATCGAATACGCCAGCCAGGTGATCACCGTCTTCGACCCCATCGTGCACAACGAGGTTGCGCAGGCCGAGCAGGATCCCACGTCCCTGCGGCGGGTGACCCGTTTTGACGCCCGTTATGTCTGCTGCGAACGCCCGACGGTGATTACCGGCGGTGAACTCAGCCTCAACATGCTCGATCTGGTCTATAACCCCACCGCACGCACCTATCAGGCGCCGCTCCAGCTCAAATCCACCGGCGGGATCTTCATTGTGGACGACCTTGGCCGTCAGGCCGAACCTCCACAGAGCCTCGTCAACCGCTGGATCGTCCCTCTGGAAGAATCCAAGGACATCCTCGCGCTGCAATCGGGCGAAAAATTCGAGGTCCCCTTCGACACGCTGGTGATCTTCTCGACCAACTTCCATCCCAACGAGATCTTCGATCAGGCCGCCCTGCGCCGTATCTTCTTCAAGATCAAGATCGACGGCCCCAATCAGGCCAACTTCCTCAAGATCTTCTCGATGGTGGCAAAGAAACGCGGGATGCCGTTGGACGAAGCGACGCTCATCCATCTTCTGAAGAACAAATATCCCACGATCAACAACACCTACGCCAACTACCAGCCGATCTTCCTGATCGACCAGATGATCGCGATCTGCGAATTCGAAGGTATCCCCTACCAGATGCGGCCCGACCTTATCGACCGCGCATGGGCCAACATGTTCGTCAAGGACGAGCATATCGTGAAATAA